The DNA region TCCTCCAGCACGATTTGCTCTTCCACCGCCCTGTTGATCAGGGCGGGGAAATCCGGTCCCCTGCAGAGAAGAACCACTTTGCCACGCAACCATTTCGGAAACATGTCCGTTGCCATGTCATTCTCCCTCCGGTCCGGCATATCGGAGCCCGCGAAAGGTTCCTTCCAAAATCACCTGATCCGCGTCGATTTTCCGGATTTTCAAATCTTTTCCGTCAATCTCCAAGGAACCGCCCTTGATTTTCAGCGTTACCTGATTCCCGGTGAACCGGACGATTCCGCGGTGGTTTTCCACCCGGATCGTGCAAAGTCCGATCATTTCGACCCGCGGGGCCTCATTGGTCACGTCCGCCGGCATATCCAACCATCTGGATGCCCAATTGCGCATTGACCCGTCCGTCCTTCCCCTGGTTTCGCTTGGCTCCGTCGTTTCCCTTCACTCATATGCGCCATGCGGCGGGAATATGAAACGCGGAGGAAGACGTCACGTTCCGCGACTGACCGCTTCACTTCTTCCGAATCAACGCAAACGACCGGCGGAATCCCGCCGGCCTGCGAACCGAATGATTTCATTGAGTTGAAACGTCGCCCTGAGCTTGAGCGATGAGGCGTTTGGTGATTTCTCCGCCGACGGATCCGTTGGCACGGGCAGTCGTGTCACTTCCCAGCGTGACACCGAATTCAGCGGCGATTTCTTCTTTGAAGCGATTCAACACTTCGGAACATCCCGGAACAAGAAGACGATTGCGGTTGGAACGACGCGCCATCAGTGATTCACCTCCCCTTGAGGTTAGTATGAAATCTTCGCGGTTCTTTAAAAGGCCAACATGTTTCCTTGCATGGAGGAACAAGGAAAACAAAAAACCCGGATTTCTCCGGGTGAAGGGTGCATGCCGCGCGGCGGCATGCACGCAATATCCGTTTCGGTCGGATCTACCAGCGATCCGTACGGAACGGTCTCCATGGTTTCAGGGCACGGGGAGGCCCAAGGATTTCCCGCATCAGGATGCCTTGGGCCAGCCAGCCGGGATGGCCAGGATCGGGAAGGACCTCCCGCTTGCGTTGAAGACGGGTTTCATCCGATCGCATCGGCACGCTCCAAGTCGCCTCTCTGCGAAACATGCGTTCCGCTTCACCGATGCGCGTCATTGATTTTCACCTTCATGGTCCGACTTCGCCTCGTCCCGTCCGCCGAGCGAACGACGCATTCTGGTGTCCGCTTCAATGTTTTGCAGCTGATAATAATCCATCACGCCCAGTTTTCCGCTCCGCAACGCATCCGCAAGCGCTTGCGGAACCATGGCTTCGGCCTCGATCACTTTGGCGCGCATTTCCTGCACGCGGGCCTTCATTTCCTGCTCCAGTGCCACGGCCATGGCCCGACGCTCTTCCGCCTTGGCCTGGGCGATCTTCTTGTCGGCCTCTGCCTGATCGATCTGCAGCCTTGCTCCGATGTTGTCGCCGATGTCCACATCGGCGATGTCGATGGAGAGAATTTCAAAAGCCGTCCCCGCATCCAATCCCTTGGCGAGAACCGTGTTAGAAATCATGTCGGGATTTTCAAGCACTTCTTTGTGGGAGCTCGCCGATCCGTTGGTGGTGACGATTCCCTCACCGACACGGGCGATGATCGTCTCTTCGCCGGCTCCCCCCACCAGCCGGTCGATGTTGGCCCGCACCGTCACGCGCGCCTTGACCTTGACCTCAATGCCGTCTTTGGCCACGGCGGAAACAACGGGCGTTTCAATGACTTTGGGATTGACGCTCATCTGCACGGCTTCCAGAACGTCACGTCCGGCCAAGTCAATGGCCGCGGCCCGTTCGAACACGAGATCGATGTTGGCCCGTTGGGCGGCGATCAGCGCGTCCACGACCCGGTCCACGTTTCCTCCCGCCAAAT from Staphylospora marina includes:
- the yqfC gene encoding sporulation protein YqfC codes for the protein MRNWASRWLDMPADVTNEAPRVEMIGLCTIRVENHRGIVRFTGNQVTLKIKGGSLEIDGKDLKIRKIDADQVILEGTFRGLRYAGPEGE
- a CDS encoding alpha/beta-type small acid-soluble spore protein → MARRSNRNRLLVPGCSEVLNRFKEEIAAEFGVTLGSDTTARANGSVGGEITKRLIAQAQGDVSTQ
- the floA gene encoding flotillin-like protein FloA (flotillin-like protein involved in membrane lipid rafts), producing the protein MEVGMLSFVFIAILVIIGLSILFSFVPVMLWISAMASGVYVGLTTLIGMRLRRIVPARIVNPLIKARKAGLDVDIVRLETHYLAGGNVDRVVDALIAAQRANIDLVFERAAAIDLAGRDVLEAVQMSVNPKVIETPVVSAVAKDGIEVKVKARVTVRANIDRLVGGAGEETIIARVGEGIVTTNGSASSHKEVLENPDMISNTVLAKGLDAGTAFEILSIDIADVDIGDNIGARLQIDQAEADKKIAQAKAEERRAMAVALEQEMKARVQEMRAKVIEAEAMVPQALADALRSGKLGVMDYYQLQNIEADTRMRRSLGGRDEAKSDHEGENQ